One Eremothecium cymbalariae DBVPG#7215 chromosome 2, complete sequence DNA window includes the following coding sequences:
- the POP4 gene encoding RNase P/RNase MRP complex subunit (similar to Ashbya gossypii AFR610W), with the protein MDRVQPFIKECILSKSFTDPSKPIHDKRLLDTLMLQPTDGGSGRRLRKRKVNLLDVSGSNMQVKQDNYSNINKNSKIALKEYINKSRVAGSYAKKIINEKNFKNREELETFLELNNQALRDSLPNYKQFEPTYKELWCNYIKELLDFKVTSDGNITMNGQVALQKLSMADYNGSLLKVTKSRNKNLEGIEGIVVWDAQKSFIMICEGKLVDTIKCIPKKGSTFTFEVPIDDDRSLQYSLIGDRFKYRSTDRAGRKFKSRRCDDLLYYVNQEG; encoded by the coding sequence ATGGATCGAGTACAGCCGTTTATTAAGGAATGCATATTATCCAAATCATTTACAGACCCATCCAAGCCCATACATGACAAGCGTCTGCTAGACACCTTAATGTTACAACCTACTGATGGAGGATCTGGTAGGAGATTAAGAAAGCGAAAAGTCAACCTATTAGACGTTAGTGGTTCCAATATGCAAGTGAAGCAGGATAATTACAgtaatatcaataaaaattcGAAGATTGCTCttaaagaatatattaataaatctAGAGTTGCTGGTTCCTACGCTAAGAAAATTATCAACGAAAAGAACTTTAAAAACCGTGAGGAGTTGGAAACGTTTTTAGAATTGAACAATCAAGCTCTTCGTGATTCACTGCCGAATTACAAGCAATTTGAACCTACATATAAGGAACTATGGTGCAATTACATCAAAGAACTCCTTGATTTTAAAGTCACATCTGATGGGAACATAACGATGAATGGGCAGGTAGCCCTGCAGAAATTATCTATGGCAGATTATAACGGTAGCCTATTGAAAGTTACAAAAAGCCGCAATAAAAATCTCGAAGGAATCGAGGGAATTGTTGTATGGGATGCAcagaaaagttttattatgaTTTGTGAGGGCAAGCTAGTTGACACGATAAAATGCATCCCCAAAAAGGGTAGCACATTCACTTTTGAGGTCccaattgatgatgatcgCTCTTTACAATACAGCCTTATCGGTGATCGCTTTAAGTATAGAAGCACGGATCGTGCTGGACGTAAATTTAAAAGTCGCCGTTGTGATGACTTGCTTTACTATGTAAACCAAGAAGGCTAA
- the AIM22 gene encoding putative lipoate--protein ligase (similar to Ashbya gossypii AFR609C) encodes MIRLWSRVSLIRPNYSARYIKTNNPPIGTDNSESNELKELNHMYINMFTQNSTEDSVDSTHLSDLEELNKEINELYSIPVLTPDQLASKVASRGKFIIRSVSTDPFFNLALEDFIFKHTPIHKSSQSITDSSTFQHERLLFYVNDKCVVIGKNQNPWKELYLYNLVNRQYEFVRRKSGGGAVVHDLGNVNYSFITSREKFDRAFFNQNIVKWLTHYTKDIGMNARGDITLSGKKVSGSAFKIARGKGYHHGTMLVSSELSEFSGLLKPKSIDGIKWECNSVDSVRSPVENLEGKGIDNVDQFCDVLTNGFRCLMQEDVPLYYCDETSSTTEIHDVIEELKSFKWRYMTGPKFKVHIGNSVIHVDKGLITKSDIPETAGMTFNDFVHNLNDKLYKDYTAYDI; translated from the coding sequence ATGATAAGACTGTGGTCTAGGGTATCTTTAATCAGACCCAATTATTCTGCTAGGTATATCAAAACTAATAATCCACCTATTGGAACCGATAATTCAGAAAGTAATGAGCTTAAGGAACTAAACCACATGTACATTAATATGTTTACACAAAACTCGACAGAGGATTCCGTCGATAGCACCCATCTAAGTGATCTGGAAGAATTAAATAAGGAAATAAATGAACTTTACAGTATACCGGTATTGACTCCCGATCAATTAGCATCGAAAGTGGCTAGCCGTGGTAAGTTTATTATACGCAGTGTATCGACGGATCCTTTTTTTAACCTTGCACTGGAAGATTTTATATTCAAGCATACGCCGATACATAAAAGCTCTCAATCTATTACTGATAGTTCCACTTTCCAACATGAGCGATTGTTATTCTATGTGAATGATAAATGTGTTGTTATCGGTAAAAATCAAAACCCATGGAAAGAGCTTTACCTGTACAACTTAGTTAACAGACAGTATGAATTTGTTCGTCGTAAGTCTGGTGGTGGGGCAGTTGTCCATGACTTGGGTAATGTCAATTATTCTTTTATAACTTCTCGTGAAAAATTCGACCGTGCATTTTTCAATCAGAACATAGTAAAATGGTTGACACATTATACTAAAGATATTGGTATGAATGCTAGAGGTGATATTACGTTATCGGGTAAGAAAGTCAGCGGAAGTGCATTTAAAATTGCAAGAGGCAAAGGCTACCATCATGGCACGATGcttgtttcttctgaaCTTTCTGAATTTTCTGGACTCttgaaaccaaaatcaatcGATGGAATTAAGTGGGAATGCAACAGCGTAGATAGCGTTAGATCTCCAGTTGAAAATTTAGAAGGTAAAGGTATAGATAATGTTGATCAATTCTGTGATGTTTTGACCAATGGCTTTAGATGCCTGATGCAGGAAGATGTCCCTCTTTATTACTGTGATGAAACAAGTTCTACAACGGAAATACATGATGTTATTGAAGAACTGAAGAGCTTTAAGTGGCGATACATGACAGGGCCGAAATTCAAAGTTCATATTGGTAATTCTGTGATACATGTTGATAAAGGCCTGATTACGAAGAGTGACATACCCGAAACAGCTGGTATGACTTTCAATGATTTTGTGCATAACCTCAATGATAAATTATACAAAGACTATACAGCATATGATATATAA
- a CDS encoding uncharacterized protein (similar to Ashbya gossypii AFR612W), translating to MNDLVEGLNLYWNCKLDEEHKFISTFKCSNRDFDAFLLILIESIAAGIEMDLNNSCDNVFNIHKSQLTAISSRYITKVKTIEHALNHPSKFQIDTRAVFFSIRSWWYFRMIPLLIGKIFNETLHPHIQMETLWGLRFMKWPHWLPRPKIIPADSCMQNVVEDVINTSEECFVAYGHKGIPRYFKLARNALFCLSLTLQVVLPIDIAGIRLKNAISKSIEDTTIWESQLILYMTKDISDYNYHFLAIRPLLHPAKFEDFWISTYKNACEAISRREKEVEIKEFIAFTIEYASLSIDVYEYFKSFTIDHPLFIKHIFNYMICNYDKGTLSIKNGYELSRFINITGIRPKIFDMFLERFLLKEVICDDDTFNRIGEDLENRHILETNNATTNRSEYFQISNWFKNDEKFLRFLQDVQISKNMNLYSANGYLISLRVFDKNLFCKYYVERTDKLLMRIPEYFKEELELYIKKIELEMKFFKNKRLEAQPQLYRLIIEGSFDTSVLLDVDIWQAIVLVELFSRCSCWKWQDMIYTLAVTNETTFKAVIRSLRKHNILLKKKSIYYLNCNFKTISINEDQPYVVCY from the coding sequence ATGAATGATTTAGTTGAGGGTTTAAACTTGTACTGGAATTGCAAATTGGATGAAGAGCATAAATTCATCTCCACATTCAAATGTTCTAATAGGGATTTTGATGCCTTTTTGCTTATCTTAATCGAGAGTATAGCTGCAGGGATCGAGATGGATTTGAATAATTCATGTGATaatgtttttaatattcaTAAAAGTCAATTGACAGCTATTTCTTCGAGATATATAACGAAGGTCAAGACCATAGAGCATGCATTAAATCATCCGTCTAAGTTTCAAATAGACACAAGGGCTGTTTTCTTTAGCATTAGGAGTTGGTGGTACTTCAGAATGATTCCTCTTCTGATTGGAAAAATCTTTAACGAGACCTTGCATCCTCACATTCAGATGGAAACTTTATGGGGATTACGATTTATGAAATGGCCTCATTGGCTACCAAGGCCGAAAATCATCCCAGCAGACAGTTGTATGCAAAACGTCGTTGAAGACGTAATAAATACATCAGAGGAGTGTTTTGTTGCTTATGGCCATAAAGGAATTCCaagatattttaaactAGCACGAAATGcacttttttgtttatcaTTAACGTTGCAAGTGGTGCTTCCTATTGATATAGCAGGCATTAGGTTGAAAAACGCTATTTCCAAATCCATCGAAGACACCACTATTTGGGAATCACAATTGATACTTTATATGACTAAGGACATTAGTGATTACAACTACCATTTTTTGGCGATAAGGCCTCTCCTCCATCCTGCTAAATTTGAGGACTTTTGGATAAGCACTTACAAAAATGCCTGTGAAGCCATTTCTAGGCGCgaaaaagaagttgaaattaaagaatttattgCGTTTACTATAGAATATGCTTCGCTTTCGATTGATGtttatgaatattttaagTCGTTCACAATAGATCATCCTCTATTTATCAAGCACATTTTCAATTACATGATTTGTAATTATGATAAAGGTACTTTAAGCATCAAAAATGGTTATGAATTAAGTCGCTTCATTAATATAACTGGAATTCGCcctaaaatatttgatatgTTTTTAGAGAGGTTTCTGCTTAAAGAAGTCATTTGTGATGATGACACTTTTAATAGAATTGGGgaagatttggaaaacAGACATATATTGGAAACGAACAATGCGACCACTAATAGAAGTGaatatttccaaatctCAAATTGGTTTAAAAACGATGAAAAATTCTTGAGATTTTTGCAAGATGTAcaaatatcaaagaatatgaaTTTATACAGCGCTAACGGGTATTTAATATCTCTAAGGGTATTTGACAAAAATCttttttgtaaatattaTGTTGAAAGGACGGATAAACTGTTAATGAGGATTCCAGAATACTTTAAGGAAGAATTAGAGCtgtatattaaaaaaatagagCTAGAAATGAAGTTTTTTAAGAATAAACGGTTGGAGGCGCAACCTCAGTTGTATCGTCTAATAATCGAGGGTTCATTTGATACCAGTGTGTTGCTGGATGTTGATATATGGCAAGCAATTGTCTTAGTTGAGTTATTCTCCAGATGTAGCTGTTGGAAATGGCAAGACATGATTTATACATTGGCGGTTACCAATGAAACTACTTTCAAAGCTGTTATCAGGTCTTTACGCAAACacaatatattgttgaaaaaaaagtcCATATACTATCTAAACTGcaatttcaaaactataTCTATCAATGAAGACCAGCCATACGTTGTTTGTTATTAg
- the TAE1 gene encoding N-terminal protein methyltransferase (similar to Ashbya gossypii AFR615W): protein MELPDSHIDYEHSIEYWSSIPATVDGVLGGYGPHTPVPTMDVHGSMHFLRKLKSRMVAPEQMPKYSADIGAGIGRVTKDFLSKVSDKVDLVEPVKPFLEKAHVELEGLKKEGKIGEIYEVGMQSWQPDANKYWLIWCQWCVGHLPDDELVSFFKRCIGGLQPNGTIIVKENNTTGEDDYDPLDSAVTRTDEKFKSLFARAGLKLIATELQKGLPEGLYPVKMYALKPQNP from the coding sequence ATGGAACTACCAGACTCACATATCGACTACGAGCATTCTATAGAATATTGGAGTTCTATCCCAGCCACGGTGGACGGTGTTCTTGGAGGTTACGGTCCGCACACACCAGTCCCCACAATGGACGTTCATGGATCCATGCATTTCTTACGCAAACTCAAATCCAGAATGGTGGCACCAGAACAAATGCCTAAATACAGCGCTGATATTGGAGCAGGCATTGGTCGTGTTACAAAAGACTTTCTCAGCAAAGTCAGCGACAAGGTCGACCTTGTAGAGCCTGTCAAGCCATTTTTAGAAAAGGCTCATGTAGAACTAGAGggtttgaaaaaagaaggcAAAATTGGTGAGATTTACGAAGTTGGAATGCAAAGCTGGCAACCGGACGCAAACAAATACTGGCTCATCTGGTGCCAGTGGTGTGTTGGCCATTTACCTGACGATGAGCTGGTGTCCTTCTTTAAACGGTGCATCGGGGGCCTCCAACCCAACGGTACCATCATTGTCAAGGAAAATAATACCACAGGAGAGGACGACTACGACCCACTAGACAGTGCTGTCACAAGAACCGACGAAAAGTTCAAATCTCTATTTGCGCGAGCAGGTTTGAAGCTCATCGCCACGGAATTACAAAAGGGTCTACCTGAAGGACTTTATCCTGTTAAAATGTATGCCCTAAAGCCCCAAAATCCATGA
- the SHG1 gene encoding Shg1p (similar to Ashbya gossypii AFR611C) — MSAKSEDPAITLAEAFKRKGYLDKLKQSILTDALYADGNTEENLETLVKKRVQELIKDMVHKDESLIFKNRGSTSALLEAQLFRTGYEMLKDDRVDVDKIIEDRLGDEELVSKIRSLLMEMHASKSE, encoded by the coding sequence ATGTCAGCTAAATCTGAAGATCCTGCGATAACTTTAGCAGAGGCATTTAAGAGGAAAGGGTACTTAGACAAGTTAAAACAATCTATCCTTACTGATGCGCTTTATGCAGACGGTAATACTGAGGAGAATTTAGAAACTCTAGTTAAAAAAAGAGTCCAAGAGTTGATAAAAGATATGGTTCACAAGGATGAAAGTTTGATATTTAAAAACAGGGGCTCCACGAGTGCTTTATTAGAGGCGCAGCTATTTAGAACAGGCTACGAAATGCTAAAAGACGATCGAGTAGATGttgataaaattattgaagacAGGCTtggtgatgaagaattggtATCTAAGATTAGATCCTTGCTAATGGAAATGCACGCCAGTAAATCAGAATGA
- the PTR3 gene encoding Ptr3p (similar to Ashbya gossypii AFR608W), with protein sequence MVIMLGSILQDLEQNLFLPSDLISTYRSEVDGLLYCKVKYDIVPDACMLKCGCIVSEQLMRRVERELGGGVQQDISCPICQCRGVSLVGPILPLRSLYHQLQFYRTNQTRELQDTGDRESVISTEITAKTGKQQSLLSLFHKAATKISNVPAVINHNKDIETLPSTAALPVGCNGGTPSVPTGALILDSASNAKTLSLQDHELNSVRSGVHPTISLSLQLPKSLLDEEREFYFAKCFPMYRKRMQFNTHPKFLKTKSKLFINTYISNDCARFALISETKWEVYNIRNTEEPELLCCGNVSGDYGPDFNNLKKPVDQKQVLYPKTNESSDSSTNLNQAALRNWEHLYCRLAKDVFVISGTKGYFRVFDLSQGGKPVFTYCSSFPIRCIDLDPSGSIISCGITGKDKTSDTEQALILFQHIERKSSVLQFSSQLTIALPYRDPINTLQFSSDGKYLSCSTALESRFLVISLRKSNEPRLVMKSLRSIDTSLESEGITATKMFPDNPNLMCVTSVAFNSPPIVINTKIETINGVQTVAQPTMLMRIDEVDSKIHNCEISPRSDAIAFVDRSGTVYLLFAPTMTENETRRIVTVDVVANAYRAREAACMRFSLDGHKLYLVDRKGILYVEDFAFALPQNHEVTKCKQIN encoded by the coding sequence ATGGTAATAATGTTAGGATCGATACTACAGGATCTGGAGCAGAATCTTTTTTTACCAAGCGATCTTATTTCAACATACAGATCTGAAGTTGATGGATTGCTTTATTGTAAGGTGAAGTATGATATAGTTCCAGATGCTTGTATGTTGAAATGCGGCTGTATAGTGTCGGAACAACTTATGAGAAGGGTAGAACGAGAGCTGGGAGGTGGGGTGCAGCAGGATATTTCATGTCCTATTTGCCAATGTCGTGGTGTGTCACTGGTAGGTCCGATTCTACCATTGAGGTCTCTGTACCATCAATTGCAATTCTACCGAACCAACCAGACACGTGAACTGCAGGATACAGGAGATCGCGAGTCAGTTATTAGTACGGAGATCACAGCGAAGACGGGGAAGCAGCAGTCGCTGCTTTCATTGTTCCACAAGGCTGCTACGAAGATTAGTAATGTCCCGGCTGTGATCAACCACAACAAGGACATAGAAACTTTACCCTCAACGGCCGCACTTCCAGTGGGATGTAATGGCGGTACTCCGTCTGTTCCAACTGGAGCGCTAATATTAGATAGCGCTTCTAACGCCAAGACTTTATCTTTACAGGACCATGAGTTGAATAGTGTGCGATCGGGCGTGCATCCCACAATTTCGCTCTCTTTGCAATTGCCAAAGTCATTATTGGATGAAGAGAGAGAGTtttattttgcaaaatgTTTCCCTATGTATCGAAAACGGATGCAGTTTAATACCCATCCAAAGTTCTTGAAAACCAAGTCAAAGCTGTTCATCAACACTTATATATCGAATGATTGTGCTAGATTTGCACTGATCTCTGAAACGAAATGGGAGGTTTACAATATAAGAAATACAGAAGAACCGGAACTTTTGTGTTGTGGAAACGTTTCTGGGGACTATGGACCAGATTTCAATAATCTAAAGAAACCTGTAGATCAGAAACAGGTTTTATATCCAAAAACGAATGAATCTTCTGACTCATCAACAAACCTTAACCAGGCTGCTTTGAGAAATTGGGAACATCTGTACTGTCGATTGGCTAAAGATGTATTTGTAATCTCGGGGACTAAGGGCTACTTTCGTGTATTTGACCTTTCCCAAGGGGGTAAACCGGTATTTACATATTGTTCTTCATTTCCGATTCGATGTATCGATCTCGACCCGAGCGGTTCGATTATTTCATGTGGCATTACAGGGAAGGATAAGACTAGTGATACCGAACAAGctttaatattatttcaaCATATAGAGAGGAAATCCAGTGTCCTTCAGTTCTCATCTCAGCTAACTATTGCTTTACCCTACCGGGATCCTATTAACACGCTGCAGTTTTCTTCTGATGGGAAGTATCTGTCTTGCTCTACAGCACTGGAATCACGATTTCTTGTAATATCATTAAGAAAATCCAACGAGCCAAGGTTAGTAATGAAGTCTTTGAGATCGATTGATACATCCTTGGAGTCAGAGGGCATAACAGCCACAAAGATGTTTCCAGATAATCCCAATTTGATGTGTGTCACATCTGTTGCCTTCAATTCTCCTCCAATTGTGATTAATACGAAGATTGAAACCATAAATGGTGTCCAAACTGTTGCACAACCCACAATGCTAATGCGTAtagatgaagttgattcGAAGATTCATAATTGTGAAATATCTCCCCGAAGTGACGCCATAGCATTTGTAGATAGAAGTGGTACGGTTTATTTGTTATTTGCACCAACAATGACTGAGAATGAAACGAGAAGGATAGTAACCGTAGATGTTGTAGCTAATGCATACCGTGCACGTGAAGCTGCGTGCATGCGGTTCAGTCTAGATGGTCATAAACTATATCTTGTGGACAGAAAGGGAATTCTCTACGTAGAGGATTTTGCATTTGCATTACCGCAAAATCATGAAGTTACCAAATGTaaacaaataaattaa
- the SSH1 gene encoding Ssh1p (similar to Ashbya gossypii AFR613C), translating into MAGFRFIDAFKPFLAILPEVELPYENMAFDDKIVYTLISALIYIFGQFPLAGISKDSKVKDPLYFLRSSFAAEPFTLMEFGIFPPVAVALFFQLLAGMKIIKVNFKVRQDRELFQSAIKVVSILQYAVLANIFIFSGYYGENLSAHAIYLLNMQLVGAGFVATMLIEVIDKGYGFGSGAMAISTIAVATNLVADIFGVSQIAINTTEGINEAQGALINLIQGFTSKHKTFLGGIINAFQRDYLPNLTTVCLVLIIAAIVGYLQNYRSELPIRSTRARGMNNVYPIRLLYTGGLSILFSYSILFYLHITMFAVIQLVAGNDSQHTISKILGGYKTVNGLHYVPNFPLSLFAPPRSLIDGITRQPLSFITFTLFMVITGVWFASFWQEISGSSARDLGLQFKEQGITLIGHREQSVAKELSKVIPVAATSGAAVLALLVSAGELMGLKGAAAGIVVGLTSAFALLELITMEFQQSGGQSALAQALLGGGGF; encoded by the exons ATGGCAGGTT TTCGGTTTATCGATGCCTTTAAGCCCTTTTTGGCAATATTGCCTGAGGTAGAACTTCCTTACGAAAATATGGcatttgatgataaaatcGTTTATACACTGATTTCTGCTTTGATATACATATTTGGTCAGTTTCCATTAGCTGGTATTTCTAAGGATTCAAAAGTTAAGGATCCATTGTATTTCCTAAGAAGTTCTTTTGCTGCAGAACCGTTTACCTTGATGGAATTTGGTATCTTTCCTCCTGTTGCAGTTGCGCTATTCTTCCAATTGTTGGCTGGTATGAAGATAATCAAAGTCAATTTTAAAGTAAGGCAGGATAGGGAGTTGTTCCAATCTGCTATTAAGGTAGTTTCCATTCTTCAGTATGCTGTACTTgccaatattttcattttctcaGGTTACTACGGTGAAAATTTGTCTGCGCATGCTATCTATCTTTTGAACATGCAACTGGTTGGTGCTGGGTTTGTTGCTACTATGTTAATTGAAGTCATTGATAAGGGATATGGGTTTGGTTCAGGTGCAATGGCAATTAGTACTATAGCTGTTGCTACCAATCTTGTTGCAGACATATTTGGTGTGTCACAAATAGCGATTAATACTACTGAGGGCATAAATGAAGCCCAAGGCGCTTTGATCAACTTAATTCAAGGATTTACGTCTAAACATAAAACTTTCCTTGGTGGTATTATCAATGCGTTTCAAAGAGATTACTTACCCAACTTGACTACAGTTTGTTTAGTGTTAATCATCGCGGCGATTGTTGGCTACTTGCAAAATTATCGTTCCGAACTTCCGATTAGATCTACTAGAGCAAGAGGTATGAACAACGTATACCCAATTAGGCTTTTATACACTGGTGGTCtatctattttattttcctaCTCCATCCTCTTTTATCTTCATATCACCATGTTTGCCGTTATTCAACTGGTGGCTGGTAACGATTCTCAACACACTATTTCCAAGATTTTGGGCGGTTACAAGACGGTTAATGGATTACACTATGTTCCAAATTTCCCCTTGTCTTTATTTGCACCACCTAGATCTTTGATTGACGGTATTACCAGACAACCGTTAAGTTTTATTACTTTCACCCTCTTTATGGTAATTACCGGTGTATGGTTTGCGTCATTCTGGCAAGAGATTTCAGGCTCTAGTGCTCGTGACCTTGGCTTGCAATTTAAAGAACAAGGAATTACGTTAATTGGTCATAGGGAGCAGTCTGTTGCCAAGGAATTGTCAAAGGTTATTCCAGTAGCTGCTACTTCTGGAGCGGCTGTTTTAGCTCTATTGGTCTCAGCTGGTGAATTAATGGGTCTGAAGGGTGCGGCAGCAGGCATCGTTGTCGGTTTGACTTCAGCATTTGCCTTGTTGGAGCTTATCACTATGGAATTCCAGCAGTCAGGTGGACAGAGCGCCTTAGCTCAAGCGCTTCTTGGCGGTGGAGGTTTCTAA
- the MIC12 gene encoding Mic12p (similar to Ashbya gossypii AFR614W) has protein sequence MPRFIRAVSFVTIATVIGTSYYYYAVKRPLYKESEWYRVSTQTSGIINRKLELPVESADTSMQEYVVRSNKETMKDIWNEQIRSAVGWIYSWSH, from the coding sequence ATGCCAAGGTTCATAAGAGCTGTGTCATTTGTAACAATAGCTACAGTTATAGGTACGTCGTACTACTATTATGCCGTTAAGAGACCATTATATAAGGAATCAGAATGGTATCGTGTTTCCACTCAGACGTCTGGTATCATTAATCGTAAATTAGAACTTCCAGTAGAGAGTGCTGATACCAGTATGCAAGAGTATGTTGTTCGGAGCAACaaggagactatgaaggACATCTGGAATGAACAAATAAGAAGTGCGGTTGGTTGGATTTATTCGTGGAGCCATTGA
- a CDS encoding phosphatidylinositol-specific phospholipase C (similar to Ashbya gossypii AFR607C), translated as MVDDYSNWMKDVDGNLYLSQLSIPGTHNSAACHIALPSVKCQDHTISEQLEQGVRFLDIRLGKPLFSGKNTEAKDISELQVIHGKFPVRIPFPVKFSGTLDEIYKFLDKHPDEAVIVSLKQEGSDSWNNDEDEFPNYIWEHYISKNQDKWYLKPEAPKLQDARGKIVLFRRFGLKDEAKKDHFGIEASWWTYNTTSEDRGTIHVQDYCEVNKTDDIVQKAQYVKDLMQTAHQFNSTNPESTKMFLNFCSGSNFHNPDCWPEKIASKMAQCEVFNDIKKGCGVVVIDYAGMNAWQYPHQIVDCNF; from the coding sequence ATGGTTGATGATTACAGTAATTGGATGAAAGACGTAGATGGTAATTTGTACCTCTCGCAGCTCTCCATTCCTGGGACGCACAACAGCGCCGCATGCCACATCGCGCTTCCTAGTGTGAAGTGTCAGGACCACACTATTTCAGAACAGCTGGAGCAAGGCGTACGTTTCCTAGATATCCGTTTGGGTAAGCCGCTGTTTAGTGGTAAGAATACAGAAGCCAAGGATATCAGCGAGTTACAAGTGATCCACGGCAAGTTCCCTGTGCGTATTCCTTTCCCAGTTAAATTCTCGGGCACGTTGGACGAGATTTACAAGTTTCTCGATAAGCATCCTGATGAGGCTGTGATTGTGTCGTTGAAGCAAGAAGGTTCGGACTCATGGAAcaatgatgaggatgaattTCCCAATTATATTTGGGAGCATTACATCTCTAAAAACCAGGACAAATGGTACCTTAAGCCAGAAGCTCCAAAACTTCAAGATGCCAGAGGGAAAATTGTTCTTTTCCGCCGATTCGGTTTGAAGGATGAGGCTAAAAAGGATCATTTCGGGATTGAAGCCTCCTGGTGGACCTATAACACCACCAGCGAAGATCGTGGAACTATCCACGTTCAGGATTATTGTGAGGTCAACAAAACCGATGATATAGTTCAAAAAGCGCAATACGTAAAGGACTTGATGCAAACTGCACACCAGTTTAATTCCACTAACCCAGAATCCACCAAGATGTTCCTAAACTTCTGCTCTGGCTCTAACTTCCATAACCCAGATTGCTGGCCCGAGAAGATTGCTTCCAAGATGGCTCAGTGTGAAGTCTTCAACGATATCAAGAAGGGATGCGGAGTCGTCGTCATCGACTACGCGGGGATGAACGCTTGGCAATATCCTCACCAAATCGTGGACTGCAACTTCTGA